In Deltaproteobacteria bacterium, a single window of DNA contains:
- a CDS encoding multidrug efflux RND transporter permease subunit, whose protein sequence is MNISEPFIRRPVATSLLTLALALAGIIGFRLLPVSPLPQVDFPTIQVSAGLPGANPDTMASSVATPLERQLGHIAGVTEMTSTSYTGSSTVVLQFDLSRNVDAAARDVQAAINAARSNLPANLPSNPTYRKVNPADAPVLILSLSSDIYDTARLYDAASSILQQKIAQVSGVGQVSVGGSSLPSVRVELNPFIVNKYGIALDSLRATLSAANSNIPKGELAEGNSVMSIYASDQLLKADQYKSLIVAYRNGAAIRLSDIGEVRDSVEDLRNAGLANGKPAVLLIIFRQPGANIIETVDRVYALLPQLEASIPSAMKLQAMVDRTTTIRASIRDVEVTLLISIALVVLVVFVFLRNVLATLIPSIVVPLSLVGTFAVMYLLGYSLDNLSLMALTVSTGFVVDDAIVVIENIARHLEKGMDPFAAALKGAKEIGFTVLSMSLSLIAVFIPILLMGGIVGRLFREFAVTLSVAIVVSLLISLIVTPMMSARFLKHESVEQQGKLYQWSERLFQRIHEAYASALRKVLHHQALTLVVLGITIFINVLLFIEVPKGFFPQQDTGRLTGSIQAEQSISFQWMKQKLAQFVKIIMEDPAIANIVAFTGGSGGSNTGRMFIALKDLGERKISAEAVIARIRQKTANVPGATLFMQMVQDIRVGGRSSNAQYQFTLQSQDSDLLNTWSPLVLKKLRTLTQMVDLNSDQQNNGQQMMLSIDRDTASRLGLTLQNIDDALYSAFGQRQASTMYTPLNQYHVVLEVAPVYWQNPEILKTLFVHTPTGNDVPMAAFARFEPAKTPLVVNHQGQLPSTTFSFNLPEGISLGEAVEAIHRATDEIRMPAVISGKFSGTAQAFQDSLANQSLLILSALLAVYIVLGVLYESYIHPVTILSTLPSAGVGALLALLICRMELSVIALIGIILLIGIVKKNAILMIDFALEAERQEKKSSQEAIYEACLLRFRPIMMTTLAALLGALPLALGTGTGSELRRPLGIAIVGGLIVSQMLTLFTTPVVYLYMERLRIRVEQLRVRIQRRFKRV, encoded by the coding sequence ATGAATATCTCTGAACCCTTCATTCGCCGTCCCGTTGCCACCTCTCTTCTCACCTTGGCTCTAGCCCTGGCGGGGATTATTGGATTTCGTCTCTTGCCCGTTTCTCCTTTGCCCCAGGTGGATTTCCCCACCATTCAAGTTTCTGCCGGACTTCCGGGCGCCAATCCGGACACCATGGCTTCTTCTGTAGCCACACCGCTGGAGCGCCAACTTGGGCATATTGCGGGTGTGACCGAAATGACCTCTACCAGTTATACGGGCTCTAGCACTGTCGTCCTTCAATTTGATTTGAGTCGTAATGTCGATGCCGCCGCGCGAGATGTCCAGGCCGCGATCAACGCGGCACGCAGCAATCTTCCCGCGAATTTGCCGAGCAATCCCACTTACAGAAAAGTGAATCCAGCCGATGCACCGGTTTTAATTCTTTCTCTGAGCTCAGATATTTATGATACCGCGCGTCTCTACGACGCGGCTTCTTCCATCCTGCAACAGAAGATTGCCCAGGTGAGCGGGGTGGGGCAGGTTTCGGTGGGAGGAAGCTCGCTTCCTTCCGTACGGGTAGAATTGAATCCCTTTATAGTGAACAAATACGGCATCGCCCTGGATTCTCTGCGCGCCACTTTGTCTGCTGCGAATAGTAATATTCCCAAAGGCGAATTGGCCGAGGGAAATAGCGTGATGTCGATTTATGCCAGCGACCAATTGCTTAAGGCCGATCAATATAAATCGCTCATTGTGGCCTATCGCAATGGTGCCGCGATACGACTTTCCGATATAGGAGAGGTTCGAGATTCGGTGGAGGATCTTCGGAATGCAGGACTGGCCAACGGTAAGCCGGCTGTCCTTCTAATTATTTTTCGCCAGCCGGGGGCCAATATTATTGAAACAGTGGATCGAGTGTATGCGCTCTTGCCCCAGCTGGAGGCCTCCATTCCTTCAGCCATGAAACTGCAAGCGATGGTGGATCGCACGACGACCATTCGTGCTTCTATTCGAGATGTGGAGGTCACGCTTTTAATCTCTATTGCCTTGGTTGTTTTAGTCGTCTTTGTTTTTCTTCGAAACGTCTTGGCCACCTTAATTCCGAGTATCGTCGTTCCTCTTTCTCTGGTTGGGACTTTTGCAGTCATGTACCTGCTGGGTTACAGCCTAGATAATCTCTCGCTCATGGCCCTCACGGTATCGACCGGTTTTGTAGTGGATGATGCCATTGTGGTCATCGAAAATATTGCCCGACATCTGGAAAAAGGGATGGATCCTTTCGCCGCCGCGTTGAAGGGGGCAAAGGAAATTGGTTTCACCGTACTTTCAATGAGCCTCTCACTGATCGCGGTATTTATTCCAATTTTATTGATGGGTGGAATTGTGGGACGCCTTTTTCGCGAGTTTGCGGTGACTCTTTCGGTAGCCATCGTCGTTTCTCTGCTGATTTCTCTCATTGTTACCCCCATGATGTCTGCCCGATTTTTAAAACATGAAAGTGTGGAGCAGCAGGGGAAACTTTATCAATGGAGCGAGAGATTATTTCAGCGTATTCATGAGGCCTATGCGTCGGCCTTGCGAAAGGTGTTGCATCATCAGGCACTGACACTCGTTGTTCTGGGAATTACAATTTTCATTAATGTTTTACTTTTTATTGAAGTGCCCAAGGGGTTTTTCCCTCAGCAGGATACAGGGCGCTTAACCGGATCGATTCAAGCCGAACAAAGTATTTCCTTTCAGTGGATGAAACAGAAGCTGGCGCAATTTGTAAAGATAATCATGGAGGATCCTGCGATTGCAAATATTGTTGCCTTTACAGGAGGGTCCGGAGGAAGCAATACAGGCCGGATGTTCATTGCGTTGAAAGATCTTGGAGAACGTAAAATTTCAGCGGAAGCGGTGATCGCCCGTATTCGCCAAAAGACTGCAAATGTGCCGGGGGCAACGCTATTCATGCAGATGGTTCAAGATATTCGTGTGGGAGGTCGATCCAGCAATGCCCAATATCAATTTACCCTGCAGAGTCAGGATTCGGATCTCCTCAACACCTGGTCCCCTCTTGTTTTGAAAAAGTTGCGCACCCTGACACAAATGGTCGATTTGAATTCCGACCAGCAAAATAATGGTCAGCAAATGATGCTTTCGATTGATCGCGACACGGCGTCTCGCTTGGGTTTGACGCTGCAAAATATTGACGATGCCCTGTATAGCGCCTTTGGTCAAAGGCAGGCTTCCACGATGTACACGCCTCTCAATCAGTATCATGTGGTGCTCGAAGTTGCACCTGTCTATTGGCAAAATCCGGAGATATTAAAAACACTCTTTGTGCACACTCCTACGGGTAACGATGTGCCTATGGCCGCCTTTGCGCGTTTCGAACCGGCCAAAACTCCGTTGGTGGTTAATCATCAGGGGCAACTTCCTTCCACGACCTTTTCTTTTAATTTACCGGAAGGCATTTCTCTGGGGGAAGCAGTAGAAGCCATTCACAGGGCGACCGATGAAATTCGAATGCCGGCGGTGATTTCCGGAAAATTTTCAGGAACGGCTCAGGCCTTTCAGGATTCTTTAGCCAATCAATCGCTGTTGATTTTGAGTGCCCTGCTTGCCGTGTATATTGTGTTGGGGGTTCTCTACGAGAGTTACATTCATCCTGTTACCATTCTTTCCACGCTTCCCTCCGCAGGGGTAGGGGCCTTGTTGGCACTACTGATTTGCCGGATGGAATTGAGTGTAATCGCCTTGATTGGAATTATTTTGTTGATTGGGATCGTCAAGAAAAACGCCATCCTGATGATCGATTTTGCCTTGGAGGCCGAGAGGCAAGAAAAGAAAAGTTCCCAAGAAGCCATCTACGAAGCCTGTTTGCTGCGTTTCAGACCTATCATGATGACGACTCTGGCTGCCTTACTCGGGGCCTTACCGCTGGCCTTGGGGACAGGAACCGGTTCGGAATTGAGACGCCCCCTGGGCATTGCCATCGTGGGGGGATTAATTGTCAGTCAAATGCTTACCCTCTTTACGACGCCGGTGGTTTACCTTTATATGGAACGGTTACGAATTAGGGTTGAACAACTTCGAGTTCGAATTCAGAGGCGTTTTAAGAGGGTGTAA